In Streptomyces sp. NBC_00683, the DNA window GGCCGGCCCGGACGGCACGTCCGCGGCCCCGCCCGAACGTGCTGTCCGGCGGGGATCCCTGCCGGCAGTGAGTGATTGACGGAAGCATTTGGGCGATGTGACGATACGCCGATGCCTGCTCTGCACGCACGGATGGCTGTCCGCCGCGGTGACTTCACCGGCGCCGTCGTCGCTCGCTGTGCGGCGGAGGTGCCGTTCTACGGGGAACTGCCGCGCCGGACGCTCGAAGGTGAAGTGACGCGGTCGATCACCGCGGTGCACGATCTGCTGCTGCGGGCGCTGCGTGAGGACGGCGTGATGGGCCCGGGTGACCTGACCCGCCTCATCGAGTGGTCGGGGCGCCGGGCCGAGGAACGCGTTCCCCTGGAGGCGGTGATCGCCGCCTATCTCATCGGTGCCGAGGTGTGGTGGCAGGTCCTGGCCGAGACGGCGGAGCCCGAGGAGCTGACCGGCGCGGGAGCGAAGTTGCTGGCCTGCCTGCACGCGGCCATGCCTGCTGTCGTGCTCGCTCACCGGAATGCCCAGGAGGACATCCACAGCGAGGACAAGCGGGTACGGCGGGCGCTGCTGACCGCTCTGCTGGCCGGACGGCCGTACGAAGACCTGGCGGAGGCGGCACAGGTCACCGTGGTCGGCGGGCATGAGGTTGTCGCCCTGGCCTTCGAGTCGAGTCCGCCGTCCAGGCTGGTGCAGTCGTCGCTCGAGGCCCTCGCGGGCGTCCCGGTGCTGATGGATCACGTCGCCGGGATCGCGCTGCTGCCCGGCAGTTGCGACCTGTCCGGGCTGCCCGATTCCCTCGGGAAGGACGTGGGGCAGTCCGTGTTCGCGGCTGCTGCCCCGGCCGTGGAGCCGACGGCCGTTCCTGCCGCGGCGGCGGAGGCGGGGCGCGTGCTCGACCTCGTACAGCGCTTGGGACGACCGCCCGGGTTGTACCGGCTCGATGACGTGCTGCTGGAGTACCAGCTCGCGCGTCCCGGAGACGCGTTGCTGCGGCTGGCGGCCAAGCTCGACCCGCTGGCGGACCATCCGTACCTGCTGGAGACACTGCGTGTGTTCGTCGACCACGGGCACAACCGCCGCCGGAGCGCGTCCGAGCTCTGCATCCACCGCAACACGCTGGACTACAGATTGCACCGGGTGAGCACGCTGACCGGGTTGGACCTCACGGTCCCGGCCGAGGCGCGGCTGCTCCAGGCGGCACTCGTCGCCGCGGACCTCACCTGACCGGGAGGCGGCCCGCGGGACCTGACAGCACGGCCGGGCCGGCGCTACAGCCAAGCCCGCAGCTCCTCCTGCCGCGGTGCCAGGACCGTACCCGTGCCCGGATGGTCGAAGACCATGACCGGCCGGCGTGCGTCCCACGCGGACCAGCCGGGGTCCCCGGAGGTGGCGAAGTCGACCCACGCCCGGTGCATGGCGTCGGCCAGCGGCTGAGGGGCGTCCGGCCCCGTCAGTGACTCGCCGTGGCGGAGGTTGTCGAAGACGAAGCCGATCTCCAGGGCGTGGCACGCACCCAGTCCCAGAATCGGCGAGCGCCAGGCGAACTCGTAGAGGAACGTGCGGGCCGGCCGGGAGTCGGCAAGCCGGTTGAGGGGCCCGCGCAGCAGGAGGTCCGTGGCCATCTCTCCGAGGATCACCCCCGGCTTCGCGCCCCGACGGGAAGCCCGGTAGAGCCGTGCCACCCGGCCCGGGATCCGGAACTTCAGCAGTGCCAGCCGCAGCGTGAGCCGGCTGGTGCGGTCCACCGCCCCACCGGGCACGAACCACAGGCGGTACTCCTCCCGGTTGCAGCCCAGCAGCAGGTCGACCGACGGAAGCGGTGGATCGGCCGGCACCACGTCGTCGTCGACCACGATATGGAAGCCCGGCCCGCCGCTGATCGGATCGGCCCTGCCGACCACGGCGTCCTGCACATCGAGCAGCCGCTCGCGGTCCACCGCGGCGAACTCCTCCGCCGTGGCGGGCACACGCAGCTCCTTCGCCATCGCCCTCACGGTCTTCGAGCCCTGACCGCGCGTCACGGTCTGCGGGGGGCCGCTCTGCAGGATCGCCCGGTGGAACAGGCCGGCCGCGCGGGGGCTGGTCATCAGGGCGGCGATGCTGACGGCTCCTGCGGACTCGCCGCACACGGTGACGCGTGCGGGGTCTCCGCCGAAGGCCGCGATGTTCTCCTTCACCCAGGTCAGAGCGGCGATCTGGTCCAGCAGCCCGCGGTTGTCGGGCGCGTCGGGGAAGACACCGAACCCTTCGACCCCGAGCCGGTAGTTGATCGAGACGAGGACCACTCCGTCGCGTGCGAAGGCGCGGCCGTCGTACAGCGGCATGGCGGCCGAACCGTTCCGCAGGGACCCCCCGTGGATCCACACGATCACCGGCAGCGGTGCCCCACCTGCATCGCCACCGGTATCAGGAGTCCAGATGTTGAGGTGGAGACAGTCCTCCCCCGCGATGTCCACCTCGGGGATCAGCTGGTCGAGGGGCGGCCGGTAGGGGCGTTGCGGAGCGATCGGCCCGTACTCCAGCGCGTCACGAACCCCTTCCCACGGTTCGACGGGCGCGGGGGCACGGAACCGGTGGACGCCGAAGGGCGCGGCGGCGTAGGGGATCGCGAGGAAGGTGGCGACTCCTCCGCGGACGCGGCCTCGGACCTTCCCTCGGCAGGTGGTCGCGATGATGTCCATGTCCGTCCTTTCACGAGCGATGCCCGCCTTCCCTGTCGGGGGGCGACAGGGAAGGCGGTGACGAGGTGGATCCGAGGGTTACGGGGCGGTGGCCGGGACGCTCAGGGCCAGGCTGTTCCGCCGGACGTCGGACCAGGTGGTGGTGTCGGTGCAGATGCCGCAGCCGGGGCCGAAGAACTGGGCACGGGCCGTCCCGTCGCCCATGAGATGGGCACGGAACCACGCGGTGGTCGGAGCGGCGAACGGACCGGGGTCGCCGACGACCGTGAAGTGATCGGCCCCGCGCAGCTCGCCGTAGAGGGCCGGGATGTGGTCGGCGGCGTCGTAGAAGGCCTTGACGAGGAAGGGGAAGACGATGCTGTCCTTCTCACCCGCCAGGAGGAGCGCGGGTACGTGCACCGCGTCGATGTCGGCCAGCGGACCGGGCTGGATCGGCAGGATGGTGTCGATGCGGGGGTCCGCTCCGACGACGATGGCGGCCGCACCGCCCTGAGAGTGACCCGATGCGCCGATGTGTTCGAGGTCGACATGGTTGAGGAAGATGCTGGCCGGGTCGGCATTCCTGCGGGTGAGCATGTCGATGCCCGCCCGCATGGAGATGCCGAGGTTGGACTGCGGGGTGTTCGCCGCGGCGACGATGAAGCCCTGACTGGCCCAGTGGAGCAGCAGGTCCCGGTAGACGAGGGGAATGCCGTTGGTGCCGTTGCCCCACACGATCACGGGGTGGCGGCGATCGCTGCTCGCGATGTCGCGCGGGTAGTACAGGGTGGTGATCGCTCCGACTTCCACAGTGGTGGCGTAAGGGCCTGGGGCACCGAAGTCACCGGTGGCCGCGGCCGTCGGGGCGCCCACGGGGGTGGATGCCGACGCTGCGCCCGCGCCGACCGATGCGGACAGGACGAGCGTGAGTGCGGCCAACGGGACGAGCAGATTCCTTCTCCACAGCACGGCGACTCCTGACGTCAGGGGTTCACCGAGTGATTCATCCGGATCACTTCGGTGTCTGACCGCACATCCTGTGGGAGTCGTCGGGCACCGTCTCTGCGCAATCGCGGCAATCACCGGCGTCAGAGTTCGTGCAACATGCCGAGAGTCGCCGGCCCGGCGGTGGTGCCATGCTAAGGGCTGTCCCGGACGTGACATCGCGGCCCGCCGGCGAGGCCCGAGCGCGCCGGCGGCCCGTCGTACGGAGTACTCCTCGTCAGCCGCCTGTCGCCGTGGTGGTGAAGCGGTCGCCACAGATACGGAGTTGGGGGGCGCGCAGGGTGAGTGCCTCCGTGGAACCGGGCGGATAGACCCTCAGGTAGTCGGGCCGGTCCCAGCAGCCCGAGTCCTCGATTCCCTGATTCAGTGTGTGCAGGGTGACGCCCGCGGTCCTACCGGGTCCGATCACGGTCTGGTCCCGCATTCCGCCCTCGCGCCCGGCCGGAACCCCGATCACGCTGCCGTCACGCTTGATCAGTGAGACACCGGGGAAGCCACGCAGCGTGCATGAGGCCTGGGACTTGTTCTCGAACGTGAGCCGGTAGTAGACCTGCCCCGCTCCCGCGTCGGCACGGCCCAGACTCATGCCCAGACCTTCGGCCCTGCAGCGCCGGGAACCCGGCCCGGCCGCCGCAGGCTCCGAACCGGCTGAGTCGTCGGGGGCGACCGCGGCCGCTGCGGGGAGGGAGGAGGACACGTCGGAGGGGCGTTCCTTGCCCGGTGCGGTACTGCCGGGCGCGGCAGACGTCGCCCCGATCGGTTCGGACGTGCCCGAGGCACCGGCGCAGCCGGCCGCCACGAGGGTGATCGAAACGATGGCGATCGGGGCGAGGACATGCCGACGGAGCATCCGAGCCCTCCGGTCGGTCCTCCGGCTCCGCGGCCGGAACAATCGCTGGGACTGCGACGGGGTGGTGCGCGCGTGTGAGCCCATACCTGTCGCCTGCTCAGTTTCGCGCCGCCCGAACCTGTCCGTGCGAAAAGACGCATAGCCCCGTACCGCGCAGAACGGCGCCTCGGCCGAGCCGCGCCCGCGGGACTCGTCGTTCACGTTCCGCACGTGCACTCGCGCCCCGTACGCCGGGCGCGAGTGCACGTCTTTCGGCAGGCTGTCAGACGGCGGTCCCGGTCTCCTGACGTTCCACGCCGATG includes these proteins:
- a CDS encoding carboxylesterase/lipase family protein; translation: MDIIATTCRGKVRGRVRGGVATFLAIPYAAAPFGVHRFRAPAPVEPWEGVRDALEYGPIAPQRPYRPPLDQLIPEVDIAGEDCLHLNIWTPDTGGDAGGAPLPVIVWIHGGSLRNGSAAMPLYDGRAFARDGVVLVSINYRLGVEGFGVFPDAPDNRGLLDQIAALTWVKENIAAFGGDPARVTVCGESAGAVSIAALMTSPRAAGLFHRAILQSGPPQTVTRGQGSKTVRAMAKELRVPATAEEFAAVDRERLLDVQDAVVGRADPISGGPGFHIVVDDDVVPADPPLPSVDLLLGCNREEYRLWFVPGGAVDRTSRLTLRLALLKFRIPGRVARLYRASRRGAKPGVILGEMATDLLLRGPLNRLADSRPARTFLYEFAWRSPILGLGACHALEIGFVFDNLRHGESLTGPDAPQPLADAMHRAWVDFATSGDPGWSAWDARRPVMVFDHPGTGTVLAPRQEELRAWL
- a CDS encoding PucR family transcriptional regulator, translating into MPALHARMAVRRGDFTGAVVARCAAEVPFYGELPRRTLEGEVTRSITAVHDLLLRALREDGVMGPGDLTRLIEWSGRRAEERVPLEAVIAAYLIGAEVWWQVLAETAEPEELTGAGAKLLACLHAAMPAVVLAHRNAQEDIHSEDKRVRRALLTALLAGRPYEDLAEAAQVTVVGGHEVVALAFESSPPSRLVQSSLEALAGVPVLMDHVAGIALLPGSCDLSGLPDSLGKDVGQSVFAAAAPAVEPTAVPAAAAEAGRVLDLVQRLGRPPGLYRLDDVLLEYQLARPGDALLRLAAKLDPLADHPYLLETLRVFVDHGHNRRRSASELCIHRNTLDYRLHRVSTLTGLDLTVPAEARLLQAALVAADLT
- a CDS encoding DUF4232 domain-containing protein encodes the protein MLRRHVLAPIAIVSITLVAAGCAGASGTSEPIGATSAAPGSTAPGKERPSDVSSSLPAAAAVAPDDSAGSEPAAAGPGSRRCRAEGLGMSLGRADAGAGQVYYRLTFENKSQASCTLRGFPGVSLIKRDGSVIGVPAGREGGMRDQTVIGPGRTAGVTLHTLNQGIEDSGCWDRPDYLRVYPPGSTEALTLRAPQLRICGDRFTTTATGG
- a CDS encoding alpha/beta hydrolase family protein; the protein is MLWRRNLLVPLAALTLVLSASVGAGAASASTPVGAPTAAATGDFGAPGPYATTVEVGAITTLYYPRDIASSDRRHPVIVWGNGTNGIPLVYRDLLLHWASQGFIVAAANTPQSNLGISMRAGIDMLTRRNADPASIFLNHVDLEHIGASGHSQGGAAAIVVGADPRIDTILPIQPGPLADIDAVHVPALLLAGEKDSIVFPFLVKAFYDAADHIPALYGELRGADHFTVVGDPGPFAAPTTAWFRAHLMGDGTARAQFFGPGCGICTDTTTWSDVRRNSLALSVPATAP